Proteins co-encoded in one Arachis hypogaea cultivar Tifrunner chromosome 11, arahy.Tifrunner.gnm2.J5K5, whole genome shotgun sequence genomic window:
- the LOC112720204 gene encoding oxygen-evolving enhancer protein 1, chloroplastic, which produces MAASLQAAATLMQSPKLGINGRNSTLHLKPTHSLSKAFSLEPVDSKLTCSLQTDLKDLALKCVEATKVAGFALATSALVVSGASAEGVPKRLTYDEIQSKTYLEVKGTGTANQCPTIEGGVESFAFKPGKYNAKKFCLEPTSFTVKAEGVTKNSPLEFQNTKLMTRLTYTLDEIEGPFEVSSDGTVKFEEKDGIDYAAVTVQLPGGERVPFLFTIKQLVASGKPDNFGGEFLVPSYRGSSFLDPKGRGASTGYDNAVALPAGGRGDEEELAKENNKSASSSKGKITLSVTQSKPETGEVIGVFESIQPSDTDLGAKAPKDVKIQGVWYAQLES; this is translated from the exons ATGGCAGCGTCACTTCAAGCAGCGGCTACACTGATGCAATCCCCCAAGTTGGGCATCAATGGCCGCAACAGCACTCTTCACCTGAAGCCCACTCACTCCCTTTCAAAAGCCTTCAGTTTGGAACCCGTTGACTCCAAACTCACTTGCTCTCTTCAGACTGATCTCAAGGACTTGGCTCTCAAATGTGTTGAGGCCACCAAAGTTGCAGGATTTGCCCTTGCCACCTCTGCTCTCGTTGTTTCT GGAGCAAGTGCAGAAGGTGTTCCAAAGAGATTAACCTACGATGAAATCCAGAGTAAGACATACTTGGAAGTGAAGGGGACAGGAACCGCAAACCAATGCCCAACAATAGAAGGCGGAGTGGAATCATTCGCCTTCAAGCCAGGCAAGTACAATGCCAAGAAATTCTGTCTTGAGCCGACTTCCTTCACTGTCAAGGCAGAGGGTGTCACCAAGAATTCTCCTCTGGAATTCCAAAACACCAAGCTCATGACACGTCTTACCTACACCCTCGATGAGATTGAGGGACCCTTCGAGGTGTCCTCTGATGGCACCGTGAAATTTGAGGAGAAGGACGGCATTGACTACGCTGCAGTGACTGTTCAGCTCCCAGGAGGAGAGCGCGTGCCGTTCCTCTTCACCATCAAGCAGTTGGTGGCATCAGGGAAGCCAGACAACTTTGGTGGGGAGTTTTTGGTGCCGTCTTACCGTGGAAGCTCTTTCCTGGACCCTAAGGGAAGAGGTGCTTCCACTGGGTACGACAATGCAGTAGCATTGCCGGCAGGTGGAAGAGGAGACGAGGAAGAACTCGCTAAGGAGAACAACAAGAGTGCTTCATCATCCAAAGGGAAGATCACGTTGAGCGTGACGCAGAGCAAGCCAGAGACTGGAGAAGTTATTGGTGTGTTTGAGAGCATTCAACCATCAGACACTGATTTGGGTGCCAAAGCTCCAAAGGATGTTAAGATCCAAGGAGTGTGGTATGCTCAGCTTGAGTCATAG